Proteins co-encoded in one Leptospira stimsonii genomic window:
- a CDS encoding SH3 domain-containing protein, giving the protein MNSKSLFGQIFILFFLADCTTTQIGNGYTTRSKIVAFSRPDSKSTIVFEIKENSKFTILDRISSKESKHPVDWLKIKNENQIGFIEYNKNNSSLIFLNLEKPKYGLVVATSLFVRNEPTVDSRPIEKLATKAIVEITEDSESSISVNGRRGYWVKVKTKSQNVGFVFSPFIMVKDSIESLSSLTDFETNETGWAYVKNSPESIYLMNHNILKRSKNNQIYENQYYLIQSRFVTKDGKVFFRLQKQEASLEDWYSELKVTKIADCYVPAESIILSNKYAPLYARTQDFDRKKTKIYEFLSHEVDDDIDPQYSDIDYFEWKKRKFHVIRATEKYKYDECRGCFQPEAFNLVFVLEEKGSSFQLIFKAAGSRSASFYQFDRPRIIINDSPPPEGDDSPSKIISSEFVFNGKEFLLISNPNH; this is encoded by the coding sequence ATGAATTCGAAAAGTCTATTCGGCCAAATATTCATATTATTTTTCCTTGCTGATTGTACGACTACTCAGATCGGTAATGGATACACAACAAGATCGAAAATAGTGGCCTTCTCCAGACCGGACAGTAAAAGTACTATTGTATTTGAAATAAAGGAAAATTCGAAATTTACAATTTTAGATAGGATCTCCTCAAAAGAGTCCAAACATCCGGTGGATTGGCTGAAAATAAAAAATGAAAATCAAATTGGATTTATAGAATACAATAAGAATAACTCGTCTCTAATTTTTCTAAATTTAGAAAAACCTAAGTATGGACTCGTTGTTGCGACATCCTTGTTCGTAAGGAATGAGCCAACGGTTGATAGCAGGCCCATTGAGAAACTTGCAACGAAAGCGATAGTTGAGATAACGGAAGATAGCGAATCATCAATCTCCGTAAATGGTAGAAGAGGATATTGGGTAAAGGTAAAGACGAAGTCTCAAAATGTGGGTTTCGTATTTTCTCCATTCATTATGGTCAAAGATTCGATCGAAAGCTTATCATCGCTTACCGATTTCGAAACGAATGAAACGGGTTGGGCTTACGTTAAGAATTCACCAGAATCCATCTATTTAATGAATCATAATATTCTAAAAAGAAGTAAAAATAACCAAATATACGAAAATCAATACTATCTGATTCAATCTAGATTTGTAACTAAAGACGGAAAAGTATTTTTCAGGCTTCAAAAACAAGAAGCAAGTTTGGAGGACTGGTATTCCGAACTTAAAGTTACAAAAATTGCTGATTGCTACGTTCCTGCGGAAAGTATAATTTTATCGAACAAATATGCCCCTTTGTATGCGCGGACTCAAGATTTTGATAGGAAAAAAACCAAAATTTATGAATTTCTAAGCCATGAGGTGGACGATGACATTGATCCTCAATATTCGGATATTGACTATTTTGAATGGAAAAAAAGAAAATTCCATGTAATAAGAGCGACTGAAAAATATAAATATGATGAATGCAGAGGTTGTTTTCAACCGGAAGCATTTAATCTTGTATTTGTTTTAGAAGAAAAAGGAAGTTCGTTTCAATTGATTTTTAAGGCGGCAGGATCACGAAGTGCTTCTTTCTACCAATTTGATCGTCCCAGGATCATCATAAATGATAGTCCTCCACCGGAAGGAGATGATTCCCCAAGCAAGATTATTTCTTCTGAGTTTGTATTTAATGGAAAGGAGTTTTTATTAATATCGAATCCGAATCATTAG
- a CDS encoding carboxy terminal-processing peptidase, whose amino-acid sequence MNPLSFSHFFYFILLSNLCIVSIHAESNFGNRLEQKTKKILSIVAEEHYLRDSKIRSGFSEIVKESFLTSLDPHGIYFTQKDISELNKYDFQIHSRDRIRISPFLNVVAVVYKTRLIASLKYLEKLKRNRLNSLSEGNIEFYRRRETDFPVDEEARRERWNRYFRYNLLSFEFDLNYSSTANGLKSISKQKFTSSVASKLRKSIQSVLYPTSGNYDSYMDSQFLNAMLKVYDPHSYYLSSSEKRYYDRINSSEDYYFGITLVENNFGYAEIKDVIHGSPAWKSANIHSGDRILGIRVTSKNRTLDTSNYSVDEMESFLSEIGNGTSLFKIRKKDGRILSVSMQKEKSVSNENAVTGYFLKGKYRIGYLYLSSFYTNFDTDSKGCAQDIAKEIYKLRKENIQGLILDLRDNDGGKSFEMKQVANIFIDIDPFLGGDTPLFREKKSFTDHHLYDIATDSEYSSGGALYNGPLLILLNGGSASASEGLASILRSYDRAIIVGGISFGKASSQLPFPLKGNAQNSDFIFLTTNMFFNVKGITYQQEGIIPDISLPSLSDLYDKESNLPFSIPKETLDAQKELGDKMNSFRVDVARLSEMSRDRLKHNQNFSLIQTLIRRYRKLKISVEQLPLNSEEYFKIKADLERFKQDLEFATQNRISVFSVESLTFDQVLEKIDPFIMNLRSKEKKQIERSIYIDEAYKIMCDYLQLSKKEEEK is encoded by the coding sequence ATGAATCCTCTTTCCTTTTCTCATTTTTTTTATTTCATCTTACTGTCAAATCTTTGCATTGTTTCAATTCACGCAGAATCAAATTTCGGAAACCGGTTAGAGCAAAAAACAAAAAAAATACTTTCGATCGTTGCAGAGGAACACTATTTACGAGATTCTAAAATTCGTTCTGGCTTTTCAGAAATCGTTAAAGAGTCATTTTTAACAAGTTTGGATCCACATGGAATTTATTTCACACAGAAAGACATATCTGAACTAAATAAATATGACTTTCAAATCCATTCGCGAGATCGTATCCGAATTTCACCGTTTTTGAATGTAGTTGCTGTAGTATATAAAACTAGACTTATTGCGAGTTTAAAGTATTTAGAGAAATTAAAAAGGAATCGTTTAAATTCACTTTCTGAAGGGAATATTGAATTTTATAGACGAAGAGAAACAGATTTTCCCGTTGATGAGGAGGCAAGGAGAGAGCGTTGGAACCGTTATTTTAGATATAACTTGCTATCCTTCGAATTCGACTTGAATTATTCCTCTACCGCCAACGGACTGAAAAGTATTTCAAAGCAAAAATTCACGAGTTCTGTCGCTAGCAAATTAAGAAAATCGATTCAGAGTGTTTTGTATCCAACGAGCGGTAATTACGATTCATATATGGATTCACAATTTCTGAATGCCATGCTAAAAGTTTACGACCCTCATAGCTATTATTTATCCTCTTCTGAAAAAAGGTACTACGATCGGATCAATTCTTCCGAAGACTATTATTTCGGAATAACCTTAGTAGAGAATAATTTCGGTTATGCGGAAATCAAAGATGTTATACATGGAAGTCCCGCCTGGAAATCGGCGAATATTCACTCGGGAGATAGGATTTTGGGAATCCGAGTCACATCCAAAAATCGAACCTTAGATACTTCCAATTACTCGGTCGATGAAATGGAATCGTTTCTTTCCGAAATAGGGAATGGAACTTCACTATTTAAAATCAGAAAGAAAGACGGGCGAATCTTGTCCGTTTCAATGCAAAAAGAAAAGAGTGTATCTAATGAGAATGCCGTCACCGGATATTTTTTAAAGGGAAAATATCGAATCGGGTATTTGTACCTTTCCAGTTTTTATACTAATTTTGATACTGATTCGAAAGGTTGTGCCCAAGATATTGCAAAAGAAATATATAAATTAAGGAAAGAGAATATACAAGGCTTAATCCTAGACTTAAGGGATAACGATGGCGGAAAGTCTTTCGAAATGAAACAGGTTGCGAACATTTTCATCGACATCGATCCTTTTCTTGGAGGTGATACTCCATTGTTTCGGGAGAAGAAATCTTTCACCGATCATCATCTTTATGATATTGCCACAGATTCTGAATATAGTTCTGGCGGTGCTTTATACAACGGGCCATTACTCATCCTATTGAATGGAGGCAGTGCCTCTGCATCGGAGGGGCTGGCTTCGATATTACGAAGTTACGACCGAGCTATCATCGTGGGTGGAATAAGTTTCGGAAAGGCTTCATCGCAATTGCCTTTTCCTTTGAAGGGCAATGCGCAGAATTCCGATTTTATATTCTTAACCACCAATATGTTTTTTAACGTAAAAGGAATCACTTACCAACAAGAAGGAATAATTCCGGATATCTCGTTACCTTCACTTTCCGATCTCTATGACAAGGAATCTAATTTGCCTTTTTCCATCCCAAAAGAGACACTCGACGCACAAAAAGAATTGGGAGATAAAATGAATTCTTTCAGAGTCGATGTCGCTCGTTTGAGCGAAATGAGCAGAGATAGATTAAAACATAATCAAAATTTTTCGTTGATTCAAACCCTGATACGAAGATACCGAAAATTGAAAATTTCAGTCGAACAACTTCCATTAAATTCAGAGGAATATTTCAAAATTAAAGCCGACCTAGAAAGATTTAAACAAGACTTGGAATTCGCGACTCAAAATAGAATAAGTGTGTTTTCTGTGGAAAGTCTTACTTTCGATCAAGTCTTGGAAAAGATTGATCCTTTTATTATGAACCTTCGATCGAAAGAAAAAAAACAAATAGAAAGGAGTATATATATCGACGAGGCTTATAAAATTATGTGTGATTATTTACAATTGTCTAAAAAAGAAGAAGAAAAATGA
- a CDS encoding GNAT family N-acetyltransferase has translation MLKLSYKPVNESNWTDLEKLFESKGGPHNCWCMVWRNMEETTDRNSKADKKKSLISYMNRRIPIGILCYNDTEAIAWCSIGPRESYRELSGDKALIDVWSLVCFFIKKEYRQKGITEEFVNHATIYAKENGARYLEVYPVDPDSPSYRFMGFKPTFDRLGFVFKHKAGQRRNVMTKAI, from the coding sequence ATGTTAAAATTAAGCTATAAACCTGTTAACGAATCCAACTGGACTGATTTGGAAAAACTTTTTGAAAGCAAAGGTGGACCCCACAATTGCTGGTGCATGGTATGGCGAAATATGGAAGAAACGACTGACCGAAATAGCAAAGCCGACAAGAAAAAATCTCTTATTAGCTATATGAATCGTAGAATCCCTATAGGAATACTTTGTTATAATGATACGGAAGCAATTGCCTGGTGTTCGATCGGACCAAGGGAAAGTTATCGAGAATTATCCGGAGACAAAGCGTTGATTGATGTATGGTCTTTGGTTTGCTTTTTCATTAAAAAGGAATACAGACAAAAAGGTATTACAGAGGAATTTGTTAATCACGCAACAATATATGCCAAGGAGAATGGAGCAAGGTATCTTGAAGTTTATCCTGTTGATCCAGATTCACCGAGTTATCGTTTTATGGGTTTCAAACCAACATTTGATAGATTAGGTTTTGTATTTAAGCACAAAGCCGGGCAACGAAGAAACGTTATGACGAAGGCTATCTGA
- a CDS encoding integrase catalytic domain-containing protein: MQESISYISSTIGIDGQMIRDMLLEAKEQRFGDSKVSSTQFLSDNGPQYISFATVAFVKTLGFEVCHTPVYTPERMVWPKPL; this comes from the coding sequence TTGCAAGAAAGTATAAGTTATATTTCCTCAACGATTGGCATTGACGGTCAGATGATTCGAGATATGCTTCTTGAAGCAAAGGAGCAACGATTTGGTGATTCCAAAGTCTCTTCGACGCAGTTCCTATCCGACAACGGTCCTCAATATATTTCTTTTGCCACTGTGGCTTTTGTTAAAACGCTGGGATTTGAAGTTTGTCATACTCCTGTTTATACTCCGGAGAGAATGGTGTGGCCGAAGCCTTTGTGA
- a CDS encoding YiiX family permuted papain-like enzyme — protein sequence MRHHLKIVFGIPFILISLQLNGDSFKDRLKEGDLIFQETLSEQGKAIKIATKSRYTHVGIVFKYKGKLKVLEAVEPVRITEIDTFISRGKNKHFVIKRLANSEMILNEEKIKLMKSIGDQYLGKHYDIYFNWSDEKIYCTELAWKIYKKALNIELTEDKRLKDFDLNNSTVEYLMKKRYGKNIPLNDFVVSPADMFSSKKLETIAEMN from the coding sequence ATGAGACACCACTTAAAAATCGTATTCGGTATACCGTTTATTTTAATCTCGCTCCAATTGAATGGAGATTCTTTTAAGGATAGGCTTAAAGAAGGGGATCTAATATTCCAAGAAACGCTTTCGGAACAGGGAAAAGCTATTAAAATCGCTACTAAATCAAGATATACTCATGTTGGAATAGTTTTCAAATATAAAGGAAAACTAAAAGTATTAGAGGCTGTAGAGCCAGTAAGAATAACTGAAATCGACACTTTTATTTCGAGAGGAAAAAATAAACATTTCGTAATTAAAAGGTTAGCAAATTCGGAAATGATACTCAACGAGGAAAAAATAAAATTAATGAAGTCAATTGGTGATCAATATCTTGGAAAGCACTATGATATCTATTTTAACTGGTCCGATGAAAAAATTTACTGTACTGAGTTAGCCTGGAAAATATATAAAAAAGCATTGAACATTGAGCTTACTGAAGACAAAAGATTGAAGGATTTCGATCTAAATAATTCAACGGTCGAATATCTGATGAAGAAGAGATACGGAAAAAATATTCCACTCAATGATTTTGTTGTTTCTCCAGCCGATATGTTTTCTTCTAAGAAATTAGAAACGATTGCGGAAATGAATTAA
- a CDS encoding cupin domain-containing protein — translation MEISTTAPNQRIFDAEQLVRFSDEKATVTEVAVTSLSSIAVWGVRPGQEVPAHTHPDGQDTWIVLRGSLTYFLGGGQSRTISAGQIDIAVPNQIHGAKNLGNVDAVFLSIYSAPTLSVVPALL, via the coding sequence ATGGAGATTTCAACCACCGCGCCGAATCAGCGTATTTTTGATGCAGAGCAACTCGTCCGCTTTTCTGATGAAAAAGCCACTGTGACGGAAGTCGCAGTCACTTCGCTTTCGAGTATAGCCGTTTGGGGCGTACGACCAGGTCAGGAAGTTCCAGCTCATACACATCCAGACGGACAAGACACTTGGATTGTTCTGCGCGGGTCACTAACTTATTTTCTCGGCGGAGGGCAAAGTCGGACGATTTCAGCCGGTCAGATTGATATCGCAGTACCGAATCAAATTCACGGAGCCAAAAATCTTGGAAATGTGGACGCTGTTTTTTTGTCTATCTACTCGGCACCAACCCTTTCGGTCGTTCCTGCTTTACTCTGA
- a CDS encoding sensor domain-containing diguanylate cyclase, with the protein MGPLSTDFLNSLLDSLCSQLAVIDKTGEIKYVNKAWIEFGRKNGLSEDYDWIGKNYLNVCEVPNKEDILTTASGIRNVLQGQVDSFTSDYPCHSPTETRWFNMTINRLITPEGEFYLVSHNEITARKIAEDKVLELSIKDPLTNLSNRRHFDEHFRREWLRSLRNRQYISLVLIDIDYFKNYNDSFGHIQGDHCLQKVSREIGKFARRPSDLACRFGGEEFILLLGNTSLVQAQQIAEILRNNIFNLNIPHLKCSRVTISAGVHSILASDETSSIQLLEGADQALYSAKKKGRNRIESFFEAYSI; encoded by the coding sequence ATGGGACCGCTTTCAACAGATTTTCTAAATTCGCTTCTGGATTCTTTATGCAGTCAATTGGCTGTTATAGATAAAACAGGTGAAATCAAATATGTAAACAAAGCGTGGATTGAATTCGGCAGAAAGAACGGCCTAAGCGAAGATTATGATTGGATTGGGAAAAATTATCTCAATGTATGCGAAGTTCCTAATAAAGAAGACATATTGACTACGGCGAGCGGAATCCGAAATGTCTTACAAGGACAAGTTGATAGCTTTACAAGCGACTATCCCTGTCATTCTCCAACTGAAACACGATGGTTCAATATGACAATCAACCGCCTGATCACCCCAGAAGGAGAATTTTATTTAGTTTCTCACAATGAAATTACCGCTCGAAAAATAGCGGAAGATAAAGTCCTTGAGCTTTCCATAAAAGACCCTTTAACAAATCTATCAAATCGTCGACACTTTGATGAGCACTTCCGTAGAGAGTGGCTACGAAGCCTCCGCAATCGGCAATATATTAGCTTAGTATTAATTGATATAGATTATTTTAAGAATTACAATGATTCATTCGGTCATATACAAGGAGATCATTGTTTACAAAAGGTCAGTAGGGAGATTGGAAAATTTGCCCGACGTCCAAGCGACTTAGCCTGCCGTTTCGGTGGGGAAGAATTTATTTTATTATTAGGAAATACATCTCTAGTTCAAGCCCAACAGATAGCAGAAATTTTACGAAATAATATATTTAATTTAAATATTCCCCATCTAAAGTGTTCACGCGTTACGATAAGCGCCGGCGTACATAGCATTCTGGCTTCAGACGAAACTTCCTCGATTCAATTATTAGAAGGTGCGGACCAGGCTCTATACTCTGCCAAAAAGAAGGGGAGAAATCGGATCGAGTCTTTCTTTGAAGCTTATTCTATTTAG